Proteins encoded within one genomic window of Humulus lupulus chromosome 1, drHumLupu1.1, whole genome shotgun sequence:
- the LOC133790539 gene encoding uncharacterized protein LOC133790539 encodes MGDQSRTKTTDERDVMEKKKKVKTLSHDDHQREEDDCDYDDDEGKIDKFFELITSFREARNRLRNGVMLTSNTKNNNNNNKQETKNERNTKTKKRKQPNSSAAYDDEDNGGQTSWIPSFEREDFTSQLEFRGIPSIFPTSNTPNDQSHHRKPQLINGLNLNLSL; translated from the coding sequence atgggtGATCAGAGTCGTACTAAAACAACTGATGAGAGAGATGtaatggagaagaagaagaaggttaaAACATTGTCACATGATGATCATCAGCGAGAAGAAGACGATTGTGATTATGACGATGATGAAGGTAAGATAGATAAGTTTTTCGAGTTGATTACGAGCTTCAGAGAAGCTCGAAATCGGTTGAGAAATGGAGTAATGCTTACGAGTAatactaaaaataataataataataataagcaagAGACGAAGAACGAGAGGAATACGAAGACGAAGAAGAGAAAGCAGCCAAATTCAAGTGCAGCTTATGATGATGAAGACAATGGCGGACAAACGAGTTGGATACCTTCGTTCGAGAGAGAAGATTTTACTTCTCAACTCGAATTTCGAGGAATTCCTTCAATTTTTCCAACTAGCAATACTCCTAACGATCAATCTCATCATCGAAAACCTCAACTCATCAATGGTTTAAACCTCAATCTTTCCCTCTAG